One genomic region from Alteromonas pelagimontana encodes:
- a CDS encoding XrtA-associated tyrosine autokinase produces the protein MSSTIEKALKRRQEAMAAEKQKKDQFPDSPESGPETFADNVSSQANKRRSAPRKGESSKLTPFNIDIDRLEKNGHVSLQGVRKQINEEYREIKRKLLANAFGPLASTLNNSNIIMVTSGRPSEGKTFTAVNLALSIASEQDKTVLLVDADVLKPNVLNTLGVERRKGLMEYLTGEVDDIADVLYPTSIDKLKVIPAGKTHHLSTELLASQKMHETVDEFANRYPDRIVIIDTPPLIGITESAVLANFAGQAVVVTEEGKSKLSDIQLSVERLNPDMAIGFVVNKSVNKDSNDSGYYGYYYAEEQERVNE, from the coding sequence ATGAGTAGTACCATCGAGAAAGCGCTGAAGCGTCGCCAGGAAGCTATGGCTGCGGAAAAGCAGAAAAAAGACCAGTTTCCCGATTCTCCTGAGTCGGGCCCTGAAACTTTCGCTGACAATGTATCTTCACAGGCTAATAAACGCAGGTCTGCACCACGTAAAGGCGAAAGTTCTAAACTTACACCTTTTAACATTGATATTGACCGTTTAGAAAAAAACGGTCATGTTTCTTTGCAAGGTGTTCGCAAACAGATTAACGAAGAATATCGTGAGATTAAGCGTAAGCTTTTAGCTAACGCTTTTGGTCCGCTAGCCTCTACACTAAATAATAGCAATATTATTATGGTCACCAGCGGGCGTCCTTCCGAAGGAAAAACCTTCACTGCGGTTAACCTGGCGCTTAGTATTGCGTCGGAACAGGATAAAACCGTACTGCTGGTTGACGCAGACGTACTAAAACCCAATGTGTTAAATACGCTGGGAGTTGAACGTCGCAAAGGGTTGATGGAATATTTAACCGGTGAAGTTGACGACATTGCAGACGTGCTTTATCCCACCTCTATCGATAAGCTTAAAGTCATTCCAGCAGGCAAAACTCACCACTTGTCAACCGAGTTGCTGGCTAGCCAGAAGATGCACGAAACGGTAGATGAGTTCGCAAACCGTTACCCAGATCGTATTGTCATTATCGATACTCCGCCCCTGATTGGTATTACCGAAAGCGCGGTACTCGCTAATTTTGCGGGCCAGGCTGTGGTGGTAACCGAAGAAGGAAAATCGAAGCTATCAGATATTCAACTTTCTGTTGAGAGGCTAAACCCCGATATGGCCATTGGCTTTGTAGTGAATAAATCCGTCAATAAGGATAGTAACGACTCGGGCTACTATGGATATTATTATGCAGAAGAGCAAGAACGGGTTAATGAGTAA
- a CDS encoding TIGR03016 family PEP-CTERM system-associated outer membrane protein → MSNKFNSSKLALIIMSALYLKGGHVHAGDLKLNAGVTSNAVFQQIESDSVGNRDLSTLTIEPNLTAVFRGANFTGSFNGTATHLERDNNDLSTKNNYAEYNYNANWAIVDRLFNLQASGNSRYLNTNTANYLVSDFLVNSEDLAETRTNRIAAVSNIAGSGLVAGTGSFSYTDVRTDETALTNTNRLNNETLAFVAALRNGDQARTYVWTLNGNYSDTDRSRVELGSFESENATGYIDKQVYRNWALRLTGQHESHTFIGNDSSLANERSFDSYGAGVTYRQSRGRSVSLTMNKASSSNAANDGDTFAGVAVEWAFTPRTQLAASFGKRFYGDSANVQFTHAAKHLRTSISYSEDVRNFSQLLADPEVLGVFVCPDGSAGIFDCFQPGSLNYIPQAGEQIVQIIDDNNAIEDSVILRKGGDLEIGYQSRKLMVAFYAKYINDNYLAQERQRETRTVGIKSSYNIGVFTSLTADLSFADIERESVTQESGTSENMKLKLGVTHKLTRRFDITSDISYTDQNGEIGSSRLGSNFTNKQISFGVSYRY, encoded by the coding sequence ATGAGTAATAAATTTAACTCTTCGAAATTAGCTTTAATTATCATGTCTGCTTTGTATCTAAAAGGCGGGCATGTACATGCTGGTGACTTAAAGCTGAATGCCGGTGTAACGTCTAATGCTGTGTTTCAGCAAATTGAATCGGATAGTGTTGGGAATCGTGATCTTTCAACCTTGACGATTGAGCCTAACTTAACCGCAGTATTTCGCGGTGCCAATTTTACAGGCTCATTCAATGGTACTGCGACGCATTTAGAACGTGATAATAACGATTTGTCTACCAAAAATAATTATGCTGAATATAACTATAACGCTAATTGGGCTATCGTTGACAGATTGTTTAATTTACAGGCGAGCGGGAACTCACGGTACCTAAATACCAATACGGCAAATTACTTAGTATCAGATTTTCTGGTAAATTCTGAAGACTTGGCGGAAACCCGGACGAACCGGATTGCCGCGGTAAGCAATATTGCCGGTAGCGGTTTGGTGGCTGGTACTGGTTCCTTTAGTTATACCGATGTCAGGACTGATGAAACGGCGCTGACGAATACGAATCGGCTTAATAATGAAACACTAGCGTTTGTTGCAGCATTGCGAAATGGTGATCAGGCGCGAACCTATGTCTGGACGCTCAATGGTAACTATAGTGATACTGACAGAAGCCGTGTAGAACTAGGTTCTTTCGAATCAGAGAATGCAACCGGATATATAGATAAGCAAGTCTATCGTAACTGGGCTCTTCGTCTCACCGGACAACATGAATCTCATACGTTTATCGGCAATGACTCTTCGTTAGCAAATGAACGCAGCTTTGATAGTTATGGCGCCGGTGTAACATATCGGCAAAGCAGGGGCAGGTCGGTATCGTTAACGATGAATAAAGCCAGCTCCTCAAACGCTGCCAATGATGGCGATACCTTCGCGGGTGTAGCTGTAGAGTGGGCTTTTACCCCTCGCACGCAGTTGGCAGCTAGCTTTGGAAAGCGCTTTTACGGTGATTCTGCCAATGTACAGTTCACACATGCAGCGAAACATCTCAGAACCTCTATAAGTTATTCTGAAGACGTAAGAAATTTCTCTCAGCTTCTGGCTGATCCAGAAGTTTTGGGAGTATTTGTCTGTCCAGATGGTTCTGCTGGTATCTTTGACTGTTTCCAACCCGGCTCTTTAAATTATATCCCTCAGGCGGGGGAGCAAATTGTACAAATTATCGACGACAATAATGCTATTGAAGATAGCGTTATCCTTCGAAAAGGCGGTGACTTGGAAATCGGCTACCAATCCCGTAAATTGATGGTTGCTTTTTACGCTAAGTATATAAACGATAACTATTTAGCACAGGAAAGGCAGCGAGAGACCAGAACTGTAGGAATTAAGTCCAGCTATAATATTGGTGTATTCACTTCACTTACCGCAGACCTGAGTTTTGCTGATATCGAAAGAGAATCAGTAACACAGGAATCAGGAACTAGTGAGAATATGAAATTAAAACTAGGGGTTACTCATAAATTAACCCGCCGCTTCGATATTACGTCAGATATAAGCTACACAGATCAGAATGGGGAAATTGGTAGTAGCCGCTTAGGCAGTAACTTTACGAACAAACAAATTTCCTTCGGCGTAAGCTATCGATACTAG
- a CDS encoding XrtA system polysaccharide chain length determinant: MQDLQSSLSPIFDFIKGIWIKKRIIVICSWVICTIGFIYVATLPNQYESKAVVFVDTGSALRPILSGIALQSNPQDDIKVMAKTLLSRSNLETIARESDLDISTTSDAEFNNLVTTLSEEIRLGTTGRDNIYTIGYTNQVPSVAQRVVQETLELFVEGSLGNNRRDTDTAGRFLDEQIADYESRLADSEQRLAEFKRKYNNILPLQGSFYSSLQAMRSELESTQLQIRQAQQQIDSMKGEMSSSKMADSFDVRSQGENSLQTRYDERIISLEDRLDNLLLRYTDKHPDVIETKMLLASLEKSRQEEIAEFMEQQGLDSSQPVGELNNQLSLETSRLQGTIASLKVKEEDLAKKIEELESKVDLVPQIEAEQASLNRDYGITKKRYEELLTRRESADLSRRADISSEEFQFRIIEPPLAPRKPSGPNRIVLYSAVLLIGFGAGIGIAFLLSQLSPVLIRAKQLAEITDYPVWGTVTHLDKEKISSVNKTRMAIFAASSFAIIVVYGLLVGAELLNINLQGMLS; encoded by the coding sequence ATGCAGGATTTACAATCGTCCCTATCGCCGATTTTTGATTTTATCAAAGGCATATGGATAAAAAAACGCATCATCGTTATATGCTCGTGGGTAATTTGTACCATTGGCTTTATATATGTAGCAACTCTTCCCAATCAATACGAATCTAAAGCGGTCGTTTTCGTCGACACAGGATCAGCCTTGCGGCCAATACTTTCGGGTATCGCGCTGCAGTCTAATCCTCAAGATGATATTAAAGTTATGGCGAAAACGCTGCTTAGTCGTTCTAACCTTGAAACCATAGCCCGTGAAAGTGATTTAGACATTTCGACTACGTCAGATGCTGAGTTCAATAATCTGGTTACTACTTTAAGTGAAGAAATTAGATTGGGCACTACTGGGCGCGACAATATCTACACTATTGGTTACACCAATCAGGTGCCTTCAGTGGCACAACGGGTTGTGCAGGAAACGTTGGAATTGTTTGTAGAAGGGTCGCTTGGGAACAACAGAAGAGACACTGACACAGCAGGGCGTTTTCTTGACGAGCAGATAGCTGATTATGAAAGTCGTTTAGCGGATTCAGAACAACGTTTGGCTGAATTTAAGCGTAAATATAATAATATTTTGCCGTTGCAAGGCAGCTTCTATAGTTCGTTACAAGCCATGCGCAGTGAACTGGAGTCAACCCAATTACAGATTCGACAGGCACAACAGCAAATCGATTCAATGAAAGGGGAAATGTCTTCTTCAAAAATGGCTGACAGCTTTGATGTAAGAAGCCAGGGCGAGAACTCGTTGCAGACTCGCTACGATGAACGGATCATTTCGTTAGAAGATCGCCTTGATAATTTATTATTGCGCTATACCGATAAGCACCCGGATGTGATCGAAACCAAAATGCTTCTTGCGAGCTTAGAAAAGTCACGCCAGGAAGAAATTGCGGAGTTTATGGAACAACAGGGTTTGGATTCAAGCCAGCCAGTGGGCGAACTGAATAACCAGTTATCCCTGGAAACCAGCCGCTTACAGGGCACTATTGCCTCTTTAAAAGTGAAAGAGGAAGATCTTGCGAAAAAGATTGAGGAACTTGAGTCGAAAGTTGATCTGGTTCCACAAATTGAAGCAGAGCAAGCATCGCTAAATCGTGACTATGGCATTACGAAAAAGCGCTACGAAGAACTGCTAACGCGCAGAGAATCCGCCGATCTTTCCAGACGTGCCGATATTTCTTCAGAAGAGTTCCAGTTCAGAATCATCGAACCACCACTTGCTCCGAGAAAACCGTCTGGTCCTAATCGCATTGTGCTTTATTCAGCAGTGTTGCTAATAGGATTTGGTGCGGGTATCGGCATTGCATTCCTTCTCAGCCAATTGTCGCCGGTGTTAATCAGAGCTAAACAGCTTGCTGAAATTACCGATTATCCCGTATGGGGAACGGTCACACACTTAGACAAAGAAAAAATTAGCTCGGTGAATAAAACGCGAATGGCGATTTTTGCTGCCAGTTCCTTTGCAATAATCGTGGTGTACGGGTTGTTAGTTGGCGCAGAGTTACTGAATATTAATTTGCAAGGTATGTTGTCATGA
- a CDS encoding TIGR03013 family XrtA/PEP-CTERM system glycosyltransferase, whose product MALNRHNQSKRSNILVVTEAFLIAYMGYITHFILVQLELSQSIPLEKLVINVGLLTVFILLCSLSVGLYEAKLRETFRGIIRRIFVSVGLSYFMVEIISRAFFDRLTMHPYFLPAAVCSIIITLVVFRYFTNRLGLLGLGKMRIIILGAGERASIIEKRMRRDVDRIAFELMGFVPIPGDNREDGIKKEKIIHVKVDENFQQFIADNDIEEIVIACDQRRGTLPIDVLFECRLRGIEVTDLLDFMERETGQIVVNLMYPSWVIYSNGFHSQNYLRDALDYTFNVILATFIMFFTWPFMLITALIIYMDDGFRTGSSVFYKQERVGLNGKLFKIIKFRSMRPDAEKDGAKWASKNDDRVTRIGHFIRKYRIDELPQLINVFKGEMAFIGPRPERPEFVEKLVREVPYYNQRHNVKPGLAGWAQLNYPYGASVEDSMEKLKFDLYYVKHQSLLLDILILIRTVEIVLFGKGR is encoded by the coding sequence GTGGCATTAAACAGGCACAATCAAAGTAAACGTTCCAACATTCTCGTTGTTACCGAAGCATTTCTCATAGCGTATATGGGTTACATTACTCACTTCATTTTGGTTCAACTTGAACTGAGTCAATCTATCCCACTCGAAAAATTAGTCATAAATGTCGGTTTACTTACCGTTTTCATCCTTCTTTGTTCTTTATCGGTAGGGCTTTACGAAGCCAAGCTTAGAGAGACATTCCGAGGGATCATCAGACGAATTTTTGTTAGCGTTGGTTTAAGCTACTTCATGGTAGAAATTATAAGCCGGGCTTTTTTTGACCGCTTAACGATGCATCCGTATTTTCTTCCGGCGGCAGTATGCAGCATTATTATTACTTTAGTTGTCTTTCGCTATTTTACCAACCGGCTTGGTTTGCTTGGCCTGGGAAAAATGCGCATTATTATTCTTGGAGCGGGTGAAAGAGCGTCAATTATCGAAAAAAGAATGCGTCGGGATGTAGACAGAATCGCATTTGAATTAATGGGATTTGTTCCTATTCCTGGCGATAATCGTGAAGATGGTATTAAGAAAGAAAAAATTATTCACGTAAAGGTCGACGAAAATTTTCAGCAGTTTATTGCCGACAACGACATAGAAGAAATTGTCATTGCCTGCGATCAACGCCGCGGTACCTTACCTATCGACGTACTTTTTGAATGCCGATTACGCGGAATAGAAGTAACGGATTTGCTGGATTTTATGGAACGGGAAACCGGTCAGATTGTCGTCAATTTGATGTATCCCAGTTGGGTTATCTACTCCAATGGCTTCCATAGCCAGAATTATCTTCGGGACGCGCTGGATTACACTTTTAACGTGATTCTGGCCACCTTTATCATGTTTTTTACCTGGCCGTTTATGCTGATCACCGCACTCATTATATACATGGATGACGGGTTCAGAACCGGCTCTTCGGTGTTTTATAAACAAGAGCGTGTTGGCCTCAACGGAAAATTATTTAAAATTATTAAATTTCGTTCCATGCGCCCGGACGCTGAAAAAGACGGTGCCAAATGGGCAAGTAAAAATGATGATCGGGTGACTCGTATAGGCCATTTTATCCGCAAATACCGCATTGACGAGTTGCCCCAGCTAATTAATGTGTTCAAAGGAGAAATGGCATTTATTGGCCCTCGCCCTGAACGCCCGGAATTTGTCGAAAAGCTGGTCAGAGAAGTGCCCTACTATAATCAGCGCCATAATGTTAAACCTGGTTTGGCCGGTTGGGCGCAATTAAATTACCCTTACGGTGCCAGTGTTGAAGATTCCATGGAAAAACTGAAATTCGACTTATACTACGTGAAGCATCAAAGCTTGTTACTGGATATTCTGATCCTAATTCGAACAGTTGAGATTGTGTTATTCGGTAAAGGACGTTAA
- a CDS encoding sulfotransferase domain-containing protein yields MKDSEISYLGKVGQKFQRKLSMDVGKDDDVIFMSGMGRSGTTWLGDIVNYDRKSRILFEPFHPTKVKEANKFEYIQYLNPEETDETLEKQARTILAGKVRNSWVDRDNHKFFYYKRIIKDIRCNLMLGWLKKLSKDLPIILPIRHPLQVVSSWSNLGWGKETEGNRSDFEIIMSQQKLLSDFPLIKKAAESIDSSDFVERTVFLWCVFYYVPLQQLKPAQFHIVYYENLIIEYESEVRKLFRYLEKPFNLTLIEKSLNRSSSTNFLKRDFETDQAQLIEGWKSTFTTEQIEKAQHLLAMFKLDALYTNDGYPKTLP; encoded by the coding sequence GTGAAGGACAGCGAAATCAGTTATCTTGGAAAAGTAGGTCAAAAATTTCAGCGAAAACTATCGATGGATGTGGGAAAAGATGATGATGTCATCTTTATGTCTGGAATGGGCAGAAGCGGAACCACATGGTTAGGTGATATCGTTAATTATGATCGCAAATCCCGGATTCTTTTTGAACCTTTCCACCCCACAAAAGTTAAAGAAGCAAATAAGTTTGAATACATTCAATACTTGAATCCAGAAGAAACTGACGAAACACTTGAAAAGCAGGCTCGCACTATTTTAGCTGGTAAGGTTCGTAATAGCTGGGTAGATCGCGACAATCATAAGTTTTTTTACTATAAACGAATAATAAAAGACATTCGATGTAACCTGATGCTTGGGTGGCTGAAGAAGTTATCCAAAGATCTTCCTATTATTTTACCCATTAGACACCCTCTACAGGTAGTATCGTCATGGTCGAATCTCGGCTGGGGAAAAGAAACTGAAGGCAATCGAAGCGATTTCGAAATAATTATGTCTCAACAAAAACTCCTCAGCGACTTCCCGCTTATCAAAAAAGCCGCAGAATCGATAGACAGCTCTGATTTCGTAGAACGGACGGTGTTTCTGTGGTGTGTGTTCTATTATGTACCCTTACAACAGCTTAAACCCGCTCAATTTCACATTGTTTATTACGAGAATCTAATCATAGAATATGAAAGCGAAGTACGAAAACTTTTCCGCTATTTAGAAAAGCCCTTCAACTTAACCCTTATCGAGAAAAGTTTAAATCGCTCTTCAAGCACCAATTTTCTAAAAAGAGATTTTGAAACCGACCAAGCTCAACTCATTGAGGGGTGGAAAAGCACCTTTACCACTGAACAAATAGAAAAAGCTCAGCACCTTCTTGCTATGTTCAAACTCGATGCCCTTTATACTAATGATGGATATCCCAAGACGTTGCCGTAG
- a CDS encoding XrtA/PEP-CTERM system exopolysaccharide export protein, producing the protein MYSSKSILTIALGTAVSLLSACSSTSDLPNATTRPSLTTNVDNYQYLIGPGDQLNIFVWRNPEISGQYTVRPDGKVTTSLVEDLDVAGRTPDQLAREIEEKLSTFINNPRVTVGVSGFSGPLSEQVRVIGEATNPRAISYTQHMTLLDLMIAVGGLTEFADGNQAKLVRVVDGEQHTYNININDLIRDGDISKNVDILPGDIVIIPEAWF; encoded by the coding sequence ATGTACAGCTCTAAAAGCATACTAACTATCGCCTTAGGAACCGCGGTATCGCTACTCAGCGCGTGTAGCAGTACCTCAGACTTACCAAATGCCACCACACGACCATCCCTCACTACGAATGTTGATAATTATCAATACCTGATTGGGCCCGGTGATCAACTAAATATATTTGTATGGCGTAACCCCGAGATTTCCGGGCAATACACCGTACGCCCTGATGGAAAAGTGACCACTTCACTCGTCGAAGACCTCGACGTGGCCGGTCGTACACCCGATCAACTGGCTCGCGAAATTGAAGAAAAGCTTTCTACGTTTATTAATAATCCTCGAGTTACTGTGGGCGTAAGCGGTTTTTCCGGCCCGCTTAGCGAACAGGTTCGGGTAATCGGCGAAGCCACCAACCCTCGGGCCATCAGCTATACACAACACATGACACTGCTTGATCTGATGATAGCTGTGGGCGGTTTGACAGAATTCGCTGACGGTAATCAAGCTAAACTAGTAAGAGTTGTGGACGGTGAACAACACACTTATAACATCAACATTAACGATTTAATTCGCGACGGCGATATCTCTAAAAACGTTGATATTCTCCCTGGTGATATCGTAATTATCCCAGAAGCCTGGTTCTAG